A stretch of DNA from Candida dubliniensis CD36 chromosome 6, complete sequence:
CACACATTGGAAACGGCCAACTTCATCATGGATTCTCATATGTCTAGCAATATCTCTGCTAATATATTTGTCACAAACACTACAGACTGCTCCTTTGGAAACTCTCTTTTTCAGAGGTTTGGATAAAGTGGTAGTAGCGGTATTTGTAGCAGTTGCTGTGCTCGTTGTAGGTGGTGTGAAACCAGTACTGGCAGAATATACCAGATCAGATCCTACTGAAGCTGGACTATGGCCACTTTGACTGGAAACGGTTTTCTGTAAAGTGGGCAATTGCAATCTGAAATCCAGTCTCTGATCGTCTTCCTCGTCTCCCGAGCCAACTGTCAAATACTGCGGTGTAATTTCATTTGAGTATAAACGGTCACGATCCAACTGAGCCTCATTTTCAGATGATAAAAAGTCGTCACCAATAGATGACTCAAAATTCAATGGAGTGAACATATTCTGATTTTGTGGGATGTCTAATTCTGTAAAATTAGTTACCAATGTATCTTGTtgtaaatcaacaacatcgGCCTGATTAACGTTAGCTATATTCTCATTATTACTGTCACCTGTGCCTTTATGATCAGATAATTTTTCTGCTTCTTGTAAGTAATCCTCAAACGTTTTGTTAAAATTGTTGACcgaattatcattaatagCCGGTGAAAAGTATCCACCCGAGGTTGCAAGATTCTCATTGACACCAGGAGTGTTATTTAGTTCAAAATACCCATTCGGATTTCCTGGAGGGTCCATTGAAGGAGTAAGATTAAATGTAGGAATGGCAAAATTGCGGTCAGCGAAACTCAAATCCTTGTCGGCgatttttaaatcatcCTCGTTCGATTTCAAATTGGACCCATTAGCCAAATTCGCCATGGTGGTGGATGCAAGTCTTCGGCGGACATGTCCACTAGGTGTTCTATTCCAATAATCTGTGCCAGAATCAGATTGTGAAGATGTTATCGTAGGGACACATTTTTTAACATTATCTAATTGTAAATGGAACACTGGCTTCTTTCTTGGTCTTCCTTTCTTGATTTTGGGTTTAGTTTCATGAGAAAAGGACTCGCGTCTTGCGTGTAAATGATCATTTGCTGCATTTAAATGACGATTTGTCAAACCCATGTCGGACGATTTGATGCTGCTGCGTTTTTGATGTTGGTTGTAGTGTgtttgttgctgctgttgctgttgcaaCTGATGTTGGAGCTGATGCTGCTGTAGATTTTGTATAGATAAACTAGATGCCGGTGCTGTATTTTGTCTATGTGGCTGGGGACGTGCCATTGGTTCAACGAATTCTTGAGTGGTATCATAAAACTGCATCACTGGTTGTGATGGTTGTACTGGCGGCGGCGGCATTGGTTGTTGATgtggtggtaatggtaGTGCTGCCTGTTGCGGTAATGTTGGTATTGGTTGctgttgtagttgtagttgtgGAGGTGGAGGTGGTATAGGCATCTGCAAAGATAGATTGTCTATTGTAGATTGACCGTCAAACAGTTCTTGATGATGGTTGAACCCATGAATCGGAATAACATTAGGGTCATGTTCCTTGGTGAACCGGtctatttcttcttcaaaagTATTACTGTTATTGCTGTTGTAACTGTCTATTCGTGATGAAGGCACCGACACAGCAGCTCTAGTCGAGAAGTATCCAACATCGTTACCACCTTGATTGTCAATAACGTTTGATTTGTATTCGTATATGTTTGGCGTTAGTAGATTCATTTCAGATGTGTGGTTGGTATTTGGATGTGGATAATAGGTGTTCATTGTTGGGGCCatagtggtggtggcagTTGTAGTCGTGGCGATAGGTGCATTTGATCCTTGGTTTGTCATGTGTGTCACATTGGCTTCATGGGCAACATTGGATGTTGGATTCGTATATCGATTAAACAACATCTGTTGCATCTTAGCATGATAGTCAGCAGACATATCGGTGGATTGTAGAATAAGTAGACTTAATATGTATGGAGATAAGGTGTGTATAAAGAAGGAAACGAATAGTTCAAGAATAAGTAGTAGAAGTGATGACAGTTGGTAATGCTAATAATGAGTAATAgatgttgctgttgttgttggtcaAAAGATGAATGGATGGATGAAATAAAAtgtaagaaaaaaaaaagaaaaaaaattaagaCTTGGATAtgaatttataatttagCTTTGTTTGTCATTAattctttcttgttttttgttctttttagtctttcttttgattttcaattgtattttttgttgCTCATTCTATTTATGTCGTCTTCTCTTGCGTTCAGAGTCGTGTTTGGTTTTGCCCCTGGGTCCCCCTCATGGCAgtagaaaagaaaagtcaCTGGCACTACTACTGCGACTGCTTTTGATTCCAGATCAGAATGTCGCAATGTCTTTTTCTAATTACACAATATCTCAAATCtacaaaaaataatccgacatttcaatttcttttaaatgTCGTATTAATATCCGAGAGTTGCTATTGCCGTTGCCTACCTACCTACCAACCCACTTCTACATGCACAGTGTTCAGGTATCTGTTCCAACTTTCAATCGCCTGACGAATGACCATTGTTTTCTATTTAGCTTGGTATAATCATCTTGAGAGGGAAAAAGATCTTGAATTTGTTAGACCATCTACTTtacttatttttttttttttttccttggTTTCGtaatttcttgaaaaaGCAACATGGAGAATTTCTTGATTACCTTTCATTAATAGTACAAGAATTTTGTTCAGTTTCATTGGTGATAGAA
This window harbors:
- a CDS encoding uncharacterized protein (conserved hypothetical protein;~possibly fungus-conserved) — encoded protein: MSADYHAKMQQMLFNRYTNPTSNVAHEANVTHMTNQGSNAPIATTTTATTTMAPTMNTYYPHPNTNHTSEMNLLTPNIYEYKSNVIDNQGGNDVGYFSTRAAVSVPSSRIDSYNSNNSNTFEEEIDRFTKEHDPNVIPIHGFNHHQESFDGQSTIDNLSLQMPIPPPPPQLQLQQQPIPTLPQQAALPLPPHQQPMPPPPVQPSQPVMQFYDTTQEFVEPMARPQPHRQNTAPASSLSIQNLQQHQLQHQLQQQQQQQTHYNQHQKRSSIKSSDMGLTNRHLNAANDHLHARRESFSHETKPKIKKGRPRKKPVFHLQLDNVKKCVPTITSSQSDSGTDYWNRTPSGHVRRRLASTTMANLANGSNLKSNEDDLKIADKDLSFADRNFAIPTFNLTPSMDPPGNPNGYFELNNTPGVNENLATSGGYFSPAINDNSVNNFNKTFEDYLQEAEKLSDHKGTGDSNNENIANVNQADVVDLQQDTLVTNFTELDIPQNQNMFTPLNFESSIGDDFLSSENEAQLDRDRLYSNEITPQYLTVGSGDEEDDQRSDFRLQLPTLQKTVSSQSGHSPASVGSDSVYSASTGFTPPTTSTATATNTATTTLSKPSKKRVSKGAVCSVCDKYISRDIARHMRIHDEVGRFQCVYPKSMCNHKTQNFNRPYDYKKHLLHSHFVFDDPKGKTANTLTDKLPIMGTCEACGARMIANDWLESHILTKDPKVRCPYSKQS